CTCTGATGCTTTTTTACCAGATAGCAGCATTCCTCCAAAAATGGGCCCCATTCTGGGTCCTCCAAATGCCGCATTTGCTGCCATGCCAACCACAAATAATCCGGGATATATCTCCTTTGTATTCTTTATTGTATCCTTTTCCGCTTTATCTGCATTCATGGGCATTTCTCCCATTATTTTACCTGTCTTTGTTCCTAACTTTACACGGGCTTTTTTCTCAAGCACGGTCAATACTTCAAGAGGATGCCCTGTTGCCTCTATGGCATATTTGCTTTTAACAGTTAAAGGATCAACATGCAGGTTGGCAATATCTACAGGAGACCAGTTAATGACAAATCCTTTTACAGCATTGTCAACAATCACAGTATCCTCTACAGATATACAGTTAAATATTTTTACACCTGCAGACATTGCTTTTGCCAGAAGCTTTGATGTTGCTTCAACTGAATCAGCTACGTAATAATTCTTTTGATATTCTTTATATGAAATATCAAACTCATCAAGCACCCCTAACGCGTTTGCCTGCACAACGATCTGGTTAAACATCATACCTCCTCCCCACATACCTCCGCCGGGTGAGAGCTTTCTTTCGAATATTGCGACATGCAATCCTTTCCTTGCCATATAATAGGAAGCTACTATGCCTGCAGGTCCTGCGCCAGCAACTGCAACGTCAAGATTCAGGCAATCTATAAGTTTCTTATTGTATGTTTCCAGTATAGCTTTTGATATTATTGTTTCATCCAGCATTTTTCTACCCTCCATAAAAAAATC
The window above is part of the bacterium genome. Proteins encoded here:
- a CDS encoding sulfide-dependent adenosine diphosphate thiazole synthase, encoding MLDETIISKAILETYNKKLIDCLNLDVAVAGAGPAGIVASYYMARKGLHVAIFERKLSPGGGMWGGGMMFNQIVVQANALGVLDEFDISYKEYQKNYYVADSVEATSKLLAKAMSAGVKIFNCISVEDTVIVDNAVKGFVINWSPVDIANLHVDPLTVKSKYAIEATGHPLEVLTVLEKKARVKLGTKTGKIMGEMPMNADKAEKDTIKNTKEIYPGLFVVGMAANAAFGGPRMGPIFGGMLLSGKKASEMIIKKLRGNV